The following are from one region of the Nicotiana tabacum cultivar K326 chromosome 3, ASM71507v2, whole genome shotgun sequence genome:
- the LOC107770100 gene encoding uncharacterized protein LOC107770100: protein MDQESTTQHLMNAARQVTYHLRKWKRQNQQQKAISNVSNKIWAFTDEVFEVTVMYNMVQQLTLRLFHTESHVEFVLTLIYAKCDTIERIELWDSLYEMARYMDAPWLVGGDFNVIWDEEEKFGSIFTWWNGRAEEDCIFKRLDRCLANVEFQQTFPGIEVQHLSKTGSDHSPMYLKCDIETPPIKKPFKFLNFWVEHATFKDVVKENWTADFSANPYILFNHKLKKLKKALSLWSKATFGDIFQKIASMEEVVMVHEAEFEANPTGMNRERLQKVQAELIKCIALVEKYWQQKAGMTWFKEGDRNTKFFHAQVRGRRKRFQLNRIQNSEETWIEEEQEIA from the exons ATGGATCAAGAATCAACTACCCAACACCTTATGAATGCTGCAAGGCAGGTAACTTATCACCTACGcaagtggaaaaggcaaaatcagCAGCAAAAG GCAATTTCAAATGTTTCCAACAAGATCTGGGCTTTTACAGATGAGGTATTTGAGGTAACTGTTATGTACAACATGGTACAACAATTAACACTAAGGTTGTTTCATACTGAATCGCATGTGGAGTTTGTCCTAACATTGATATATGCTAAATGTGATACAATTGAGAGGATAGAATTATGGGATTCATTATATGAAATGGCAAGGTATATGGATGCACCATGGCTTGTAGGAGGTGATTTCAATGTAATATGGGACGAAGAAGAGAAGTTTG GCAgcatatttacatggtggaatgggagagcAGAGGAAGACTGTATATTCAAAAGGCTAGACAGATGCTTGGCCAATGTTGAGTTCCAACAAACATTTCCAGGAATAGAGGTGCAACATTTGTCAAAGACTGGTTCTGATCATAGTCCAATGTATCTGAAGTGTGATATTGAGACTCCACCAATAAAAAAGCCTTTTAAGTTCTTGAATTTTTGGGTGGAACATGCGACTTTTAAAGATGTGGTGAAAGAGAATTGGACAGCTGATTTCAGTGCAAATCCTTATATTCTTTTTAAtcacaagttaaaaaaattaaagaaggccCTTTCATTGTGGAGTAAGGCTACATTTGGAGATATTTTCCAAAAGATAGCAAGCATGGAGGAGGTAGTGATGGTTCATGAAGCAGAATTTGAAGCAAATCCTACAGGGATGAACAGGGAAAGGCTACAAAAGGTTCAGGCAGAATTGATCAAATGTATTGCACTAGTAGAGAAATATTGGCAACAAAAGGCAGGCATGACTTGGTTCAAGGAAGGGGATAGGAACACGAAGTTCTTCCATGCACAAGTGAGAGGTAGGAGGAAGAGATTTCAGCTTAACAGAATTCAAAATAGTGAAGAAACATGgattgaagaagaacaagaaattgcATAA